In Gammaproteobacteria bacterium, the genomic stretch ACTGCCCGGCGTCGAAGTGCGGGCGCCGATAGCACTTGTCGTGCAACCGCTGGCTGTAGAACATCTTCGGGCGACCCTGGCGATCGAGCGCCGGCAACTGGTCAAAGGCCACCATGTAGGTGATCACTCCGGTCATGACCTCGGCGATCGGCGGACATCCCGGCACCTTGATGATCGGCTTGTCGAAGATGACCTTGTGGATGGGCGTGGCGCGGGTCGGGTTGGGGCGCGCGGCCTGCACGCAACCCCAGGAGGCGCAGGAGCCCCAGGCGATGATGGCCTTGCAGTGCGCTGCCATGTGCTTGAGCTTCTCGACGTACGGCTTGCCCGCCTGGATGCAGAACATGCCGTCCTCGTTGAGCGGCGGGTTACCCTCGCAGGCCAAGATGAAGTTGCCGTCGTGCTCGGCGACGGTACGCTCGAGTATTTCCTCGGCCTGGTGGCCCGCGGCCGCCATCAGGGTGTCGTCGTAGTCCAGCGAGATCATGGACAGGATCACGTCCCCTGCAAGCGGATGACCCGACCGGATGAAGGACTCCGTACAGCAGGTGCATTCGAGCCCGTGCAGCCAGATCACCGGCGTCCTCGGTTTCGTCTCCAACGCGTGGGCGATCTTGCCTGCAAACTCCGGCCCCAGTCCCAGTCCGGCGGCCGTCAGGCTGCAGAATTTGAGAAAACTGCGCCGGGTGATGCCG encodes the following:
- a CDS encoding hydrogenase small subunit, with protein sequence MPTKKTFYDVMREHGITRRSFLKFCSLTAAGLGLGPEFAGKIAHALETKPRTPVIWLHGLECTCCTESFIRSGHPLAGDVILSMISLDYDDTLMAAAGHQAEEILERTVAEHDGNFILACEGNPPLNEDGMFCIQAGKPYVEKLKHMAAHCKAIIAWGSCASWGCVQAARPNPTRATPIHKVIFDKPIIKVPGCPPIAEVMTGVITYMVAFDQLPALDRQGRPKMFYSQRLHDKCYRRPHFDAGQFVERFDDEGARKGYCLYKVGCKGPTTHNACSTIEWNGGLSWPVKSGHGCLGCAEDDFWDKGSFYSPVTHLGITGRVEATADQVGAVLAGAAAIGVAAHATASAVSHFKHKKGEEEGE